From Tachyglossus aculeatus isolate mTacAcu1 chromosome X5, mTacAcu1.pri, whole genome shotgun sequence, a single genomic window includes:
- the LOC119947624 gene encoding olfactory receptor 6J1-like — protein MVTVLGNLLIIMLISLDYRLHSPMYFFLSHFSFSEILTTTCVVPRMLADFLSKRKSMPFHEWFTQFYFYFLFGSTEFIFFTIISYDGYVAICHPLRYPATLTRPLCARLVTLAWVGSFLLILPSILLRSRLPFCGPNIIDHFFCDSAPFLNLACADVTFIELLDFVVSLVLLIGSLAMTIISYVYVIFTILKIPSGEGRQKAFSTCASHFTVVSMGYGIYIFVYVRPSQKQSLHLNKILFVLSSMVTPLLNPFIFSLRNETMKKALSEALGRVQAFTKDLRVIPVKNSNPCRFQS, from the coding sequence ATGGTGACAGTCCTGggcaatctcctcatcatcatgcTGATCAGTCTGGATTACCGTCTCCACtcacccatgtatttcttcctcagccaCTTCTCCTTTAGCGAAATCCTAACCACGACATGCGTCGTGCCCAGGATGCTGGCCGACTTCCTGTCAAAGAGGAAGTCCATGCCTTTTCATGAGTGGTTCACTCAGTTTTACTTCTACTTCCTCTTTGGCAGCACCGAGTTCATCTTCTTTACCATCATATCATATGACGGTTACGTGGCTATCTGCCATCCCCTGCGATATCCCGCCACCTTGACTCGCCCACTCTGCGCTCGACTCGTCACCCTAGCATGGGTTGggtccttcctcctcatcctcccatccATCCTCTTGAGGTCCCGCCTGCCCTTTTGCGGGCCCAACATCAtcgaccatttcttctgtgacagcGCCCCCTTCCTAAACCTCGCCTGTGCTGACGTCACCTTCATTGAGCTTCTTGACTTCGTCGTCTCCCTGGTGCTGCTGATCGGCTCTCTGGCAATGACCATTATCTCCTACGTCTATGTCATCTTCACCATCCTCAAGATCCCCTCTGGTGAGGGCCGACAGaaggctttctccacctgtgcctctcattTTACCGTAGTCTCCATGGGCTACGGGATTTACATTTTTGTCTATGTCCGGCCCTCTCAGAAGCAATCCCTGCATCTAAACAAGATCCTTTTTGTCCTCTCTAGCATGGTCACCCCTCTCCTGAACCCCTTCATATTCAGCCTGCGCAACGAAACAATGAAGAAAGCATTGAGCGAGGCTCTGGGAAGAGTCCAGGCCTTCACAAAGGACCTGAGGGTGATCCCTGTGAAGAATTCAAATCCCTGCAGGTTTCAGTCCTGA